Genomic window (Psilocybe cubensis strain MGC-MH-2018 chromosome 1, whole genome shotgun sequence):
CATTTTTGTAGTACTTACGGGGTTGTCTGTTATGTCAGCGTAGTAGTCTGGGATGACGACACACCTTGGCACTGTTTATTGCTCAACTTACGCTTGTCTGTTGTCTCCGCATTGAGTACCTCGGCGCCTGTTTACCATCTCTATGCTAGATGAGCGCCTCTCAATTCGCTTCTTTTGCTGCATATGTAAGTTTTCTTGAACTGGCGTCCTCTTCGCCACAGTCCTCCTAGTACTAGCTTTCCGAACATCGACAGACACCACCACCGGATGAACATGAACAGCTCTCGGTTCCCAGTGGAACAACCAAAGCTTCTAGCTCTTGGCTACATTCTGATCCTCCAGAAAACTCGTATCAGTCGGGTATCATCCCAACTCTGCATTCCGATGCATTCACTGGATCTACCCTTGTTCCTGCGCGACAATTAATTCAAAGTCAATGGGAAACTCGCTATGGCTGGAGAGTGGATATACTGGCGGCCTGTTCATATATCCTTGGTCCCATATCAGGTGGGttcaattatttttttttcattaccAATGCTTAGTGCAGTGAagctctccttcttctcatcGTTGAGACGCACAATGATTATGTCCGCTTCCACGGTCTGTATATGGTGTTATAGGTGTAGCATTGCTTCACTGCTAAACTTTCATACAGCTTACCAGTCAGCTTTATTGACGACGCCTCTGTTGACCTTCAGGGTTGTTCTATCCCTGGTCCAGTTTCCCCGATGGTTACAAAGTTTGTGCACTGTGTTTATTTTGTCCCTTCAATGCTATATGAGGTGAGAGTATCTTTCTTGCCACCGTTAGTCTAACTGAATTATCAAAGTTTACGGGCCTACCGTGACGCATCTGATCATAATTTATCCATATTTTATGTTCCGTTTGTTGGACATTTGGCAGAAACATGGTTAGCAGAAGAATGATGTGGAGTATTGATATCACATCAAGCGCGAACCGTGAACTGCGAACCGCGAAGGGCGATCAATGTAGTCAACCCCTACATTTAATCATTGGCAGTCTCATGGATAACCGGATGGCCGGTTTGATGGTGTTTAGTGTAAAAGAAACATTGTGTAATGCATGTATTACAAAACAGGCCTAGGCGGTGTAGGATAGTAGGTGGACGTCGATAGTGGATACAAATGTATGCGCGAATGCGAGGCATAATAGATAGGTGTGATAAACATGTTTCATCAGTTCAGAAATAGCCGGAATCTAGACACATAAACCAGCCACTTCTGCTCCGGATTTGCACACAGCCTCAGAAGCTTGACCAAGTAGTGCTCGCAGAGATGGACCCAGAGCGTTGACTATGGCATCGGTGAGATCTTCTGTGGCGTCCAAAAGACCATCGACCAGGCACTTAACATCGTAAACAACTGAGAAACTTGATGAGATTTCTCTGCGGCCTAAAAGAATAGTTGAATGACTTACTAGGACCAAGAACAGGTCCAATTCCTGGGATGTTGTAAACAACTGTCGTGGTTGAGCTCAGGACATCTTTGTTGGCGTTTACAACTTTTTTGAGCAGGGTTTCGACATCATTCTGACGATCATAGTTGGCTAGACCTTTGTCCGAAGCGGCTTCGGCCAGAGCACTTTGGAAGATAGACATGTTATCGCTAAAGCTAGTGAGCCCAGTGACATACTGCTTCTGGAAGTCATAgtcatcttcgtcgacgCCAGCAGAAGAGGCGGCCAGATCCCCTGTAACTGGTAAGCATACTGCGAGGTAACCAAGCTAACACCACACTTACTGAGTTCTTCGGCGTTTAAATTGGCAGCGTCGTAAGACTGAGTCAGAGCATCTAAATCAAGATTTCGCTTGCTGCTTGTTGCCCCGTGGTCATGAGAGAAGACAGAGAGACCCATGGGCAAAGATTGCAGTCTGCGGGGCGAAATTGAACTACTGGAGCGATTGACAGATAACAGATTGACGGTATAATCCGCGGCcatcagaggaagaggcaaaGGTATAGGCGTTGCAGAAACTGTAATCGCAAGACACAGCAGACTAAAAAGACCAACGGCGTGCAACACTACGCTTGACGATACCCTGGGTGACATAACTGAACGTATAAAACTGGCGAAGTTCAACTCGGCGGTTTTCCAAAAGGGCGACTAGCGCTAAATGTTGAACTAAAGAACGGTGAGTCCAAGCGACGGAAAGAGGTGAAATGAGCGTGTGTGTTACTGTAAGCAAGGTTTCGGGGCGTTCTTGCTTATAACGGGCATACCATGTTTGTGTCTCTTTGCTCTTAGTTAACCATAACATGTCGTAACAGGGGCGTGAGAGTATTTATTTATAGATCAACTTGCTATCAACCATGCTACTTATGTTCTTCCATCAGACAAACTCTGGGTGTGTGAAGATCATACCGTTCACTCACAAAGATCGAGAGGTGAATAGTGCGGAACATTTTCGGAGAGTTTAAGTGGAGACGAATCGTCAACGTCAATAAAAATAGCCTCCAAAATATCTAAAAAGTAGGTATAGCCATCGTACGGCTTTAGTGTAAAGAACAAAGACAAAAGGTGAAGAGAAGTCCGTAGATTTATATATCGATCTATGTCCGTTAGACAACTGTAAAGAATTGGATGATATAGGAGTAGATCCAATGTGGTGTCCATGTACTGTATTATAATTAAAGGGGTATGCAAGATTTACCGTCAGCGCCGATTCGGAATCCACCCGCACAGGTCAAGACTACACTCATAATCAGTCTAACTGTCGGGATAATATGCCTTTTGGTACATACCAACGCAGCTTCCTCGTTCGCAGCCAACATTCCAAGCACCAGTAATCTTGGTGCAATCTTGTCCCTGTCCGACACTTGTGCATCCACCGCAGGATTCGAGTTCGCTCGAAGTATCGAGGCATTCATAATCACCGGACAGGCCGGAAATGGGGCATGCGTCAAGATCAGATGGGCAAAGAGATGCTCTAGATTTGACAGAGCGTTTGTGGCCTCCAAAGAATTGTCCCGGTCCCTTGCCGTTGTGTTGGCTCTTTCCATTGTTGTAATTGTAATTTGAAGGTTGGCTAGGGGGAGTCACGGGAGGGGTAGGAGTCTTAGAACAACGACTCAGTGCAGGGTACCATGTCCAACCCTTAGGGCACTGGGGTGGGGGAGGATTTGAAGGAGGGGGGTTACGAGGAACACAACAGCCTTGCTTTTCGCCCCAGTAGTAACTAGTGGGTGGGCAGTTGGTATCCTTGGGTGGCGTAGGAGGCTTTGGGGGTCCTCCCTTTTCCAGGCAGCAGTTTTTAGCTCCCCACCTTGTGGAAATGCGTTAAACAAAACTGATTTTAGAAGAATCACTATTGCACACACCAAAACTCATTGCTCTTGCAGTTTTTAGGACCAACAGATGTAGAGACAGCAAGGGGGATCAAAGCGGCGACGACAGTAGCGATATATTTAAGTTGCATGGCTGCGGTAGGTCACGTCGATTCGTGAATGTGAGTAGAAATGAATGACTCGGACAGAAAGAACGAGAAAGGGCACAGTAAGATGGCCTTAGAACTTGAAGATACGGGGAtaaaaagggaagaaaaagcCTGACAACCGGGGCCACAGTTGGACACTTTATACTGCCGGAGAATGAATCGCGATCAGAACAAGATCATGGGAGAACTAAGAGGACAAAAATACGTCAACGAGCAGATCCAAAGACAAAGGTATCAAATTCTTGTCCTTCATCGTGCTCAAATACAACACAACTTGGGACGTGAAATAAATTGCATCGAGAGAAGAAGGAGTTGTATTATGAAACAACCATAGTGGGTTTACTCCTAGATTCAGTTGGTGAAGCTCAGAGGACTCGAATGGGAGCATTGATTTGACGGACTCGACCATTATCTTCCCACGTGTCCGCCTAattgacagattttggaGCCAAAACCACATGATGCATAGTGATCCGAGGTCGCGAGGGACGGCAAACGAAAATAGATTTGCAAATATCCAGGCCGGTGCCGATGGTCGCATTTTTCCAGGGCGAATTATATGAGACTACACAAGAATGTTAACTGTGCAAAGAGCCCAACAAATCTCTCTCCAATACCGAGGTATTTACATCTATGGGAGCAGGTTGAGTTGCTTATGCATAAGAGCAATTGCTTGCGAGAGTGTTTACCAGTTATGTAGCATATGTAGCCTTGTTCTCGGAAAGGCTACTCAGGCACGATGACAAAATGAAAACAAGTCATCAACCATCGATAGGAGCTGTTGCTAGCAAACAAGTACGGAGTTGAGAGATTAATTCAGTGGAAATTCGCAGGACAACGGTATGATCGAAAAAGTTGCGTTGAATTGCTTTGAAATCTTTGTATTAAAACATCAATCATGTCTGTCGATTATCGAATTGAGATGGTATGTAGCGGAGAGTATGGAGAATGAATCAAATATAACGCGGCCTCAACTCCTAACATCAAAACTTGTGCTTCACTTTACACAGAAAGAAGGACGCACTATTTCGTAAGTCCTGACATCCTTCTACATAGCTATGCCCACAACATGACATTTAGGAATCGTTGGGGATCGTCTTTTGGAGAGCTCGAGACGCAAAATATCGAACATCTGCGTCTCCATCGCTCTGCTGGCGTTCTAGTGTTGGCTTAATCCAATCTCGAATGAATACACGGCCTTCAGGAGCATCCGCGAAGGAAACGGCCATGACCTCAAGAGCCTTTGCGACATTGAAACGAATGTTTGGTATAGGATCTTTGGACAGCTCCAACAGGGGCCCTATAACATCTGAACGGATGATTTCTAAATTCAATGACGGGGCAATAGTCTAAGAAGTTATTTGAGCAACGAATTATCACAGATAAAATAAGAAACCAAACCGTGATCGCCTGAACAGTGGTCATTCTGAACAAATAATTTGGGTGTGAACCCATGCCCATTACTTTGGGCACAATGGAGACTTTTGCCCATTCAACACCGAAAACTTCAGTCAATTTTTTTAGATTGACGGTTGCAGCTTCACGAATGCTATAGACGGTGTCGCCTAACCATGACATGCACAGATTTCCAAGTTGTTCGTCGAAGAAAGGTTTTCCAAGTTGGTTGGACAGAAGGGGTATATATTCGATGATTGCTTGGCGCACACGCCATGACTTGTCTTCAGCCAACTCAACGATAGCAGGCAGTAGACTTTCGGAGAGTAATTCGATGCCAATAACTGTTGATATTGGTAAGGATAAAGCAATGATGCTTTGCGATGATTAAAACGCACCAGTGTTGACTGTTTCCAACTTGCTGATGATGTTTAATCTGACTTCAGGGAAATCGTCTTTTAGAAGATGGAGGAACAGAGGCAACAAGTGCTCAATTGTAGGTTCTTTGCCTAGCAGAGGAGCCAGGCCACTAATCTGGTTTGCAAGCGCTGCTCTAACATGCTGTGAAGTATCTGTTGACAAATCTCTGACACATGGGACAATGCGAGCGAGGATGACTTCTTTATCAAGCAGTTTCGAGAAACCTAAAAAGAAATCGGTTATTTGATGATAGCATATGTTATGATCTAAAATTACCAGGAATTTGGGTGGCTGCAGCTGAACGAACCTCTGCTTCATTGTCTTTCAGAAGTTGTACATACTGTCCGATCAGTTCCTCCCGTACAAGTTCTACCCCAAGCGCTTCGGacaacttgaaaaaaataaataaatgaaaagaatcaagcaaaaaaaattttcaaacataCCTCGTTAAAGTGAGTCGCTGCCATATAACGCACACGCCAGCCCTTATCCCCAATGGTCTGTTTAATCTGACGCAACAATTGCTCCTTGATCTCTGCAGGGGAGAGCCTTTTAGCAATGACAATTAAGTCCTCGACTGTCAACAATCGAACGGAATCCTGTTCATCTTGCTGAAGCTTGCGGTATATAGGTAGGCCATCAGAAATAATATGTGGTTGCGAGAAATGAGTTAAAAGTGGCTGATTAGGAAGGATTAGTATAGGGTACGAAAAATAGAAGAAAACAACTAACCCCAAGCCATTTTGCGGCGGCACGTCTAACCATGGGAGTGTCGTCAGAGCCAAGAGACGTGAAACCTTTCCG
Coding sequences:
- a CDS encoding Protein priA, which translates into the protein MQLKYIATVVAALIPLAVSTSVGPKNCKSNEFWWGAKNCCLEKGGPPKPPTPPKDTNCPPTSYYWGEKQGCCVPRNPPPSNPPPPQCPKGWTWYPALSRCSKTPTPPVTPPSQPSNYNYNNGKSQHNGKGPGQFFGGHKRSVKSRASLCPSDLDACPISGLSGDYECLDTSSELESCGGCTSVGQGQDCTKITGAWNVGCERGSCVVLTCAGGFRIGADDILEAIFIDVDDSSPLKLSENVPHYSPLDLFQHLALVALLENRRVELRQFYTFSYVTQVSATPIPLPLPLMAADYTVNLLSVNRSSSSISPRRLQSLPMGLSVFSHDHGATSSKRNLDLDALTQSYDAANLNAEELRDLAASSAGVDEDDYDFQKQYVTGLTSFSDNMSIFQSALAEAASDKGLANYDRQNDVETLLKKVVNANKDVLSSTTTVVYNIPGIGPVLGPIVYDVKCLVDGLLDATEDLTDAIVNALGPSLRALLGQASEAVCKSGAEVAGLCV
- a CDS encoding Polyamine N-acetyltransferase 1; its protein translation is MDGSFPLEDASLLYHEYIAPIAILMDELRSEDVQLRLNAIHSIPTIALALGADRAREELIPFLQDSVDDEDEVLLALAEELGRNFEEYIGGKEHAHLILGPLENLSAVEETLVREKAAESITKVANVLSQQQIEQYYIPLLKRLSQGEWFTSRTSSAALYPAVYAKVSPGIQDDLRKGFTSLGSDDTPMVRRAAAKWLGPLLTHFSQPHIISDGLPIYRKLQQDEQDSVRLLTVEDLIVIAKRLSPAEIKEQLLRQIKQTIGDKGWRVRYMAATHFNELSEALGVELVREELIGQYVQLLKDNEAEVRSAAATQIPGFSKLLDKEVILARIVPCVRDLSTDTSQHVRAALANQISGLAPLLGKEPTIEHLLPLFLHLLKDDFPEVRLNIISKLETVNTVIGIELLSESLLPAIVELAEDKSWRVRQAIIEYIPLLSNQLGKPFFDEQLGNLCMSWLGDTVYSIREAATVNLKKLTEVFGVEWAKVSIVPKVMGMGSHPNYLFRMTTVQAITTIAPSLNLEIIRSDVIGPLLELSKDPIPNIRFNVAKALEVMAVSFADAPEGRVFIRDWIKPTLERQQSDGDADVRYFASRALQKTIPNDS